The proteins below come from a single Saccharophagus degradans 2-40 genomic window:
- the gnd gene encoding decarboxylating NADP(+)-dependent phosphogluconate dehydrogenase — protein sequence MKALSDIGLVGLAVMGENLVLNMESKGFTVTAYNRSAEKVEKFLSGRAAGKNIRGASDVKDLVASLEKPRKVMLMVKAGQPVDDMIEQLVPHLEDGDIIIDGGNTHFPDTIRRAKALEPKGIHFVGSGVSGGEEGALKGPSIMPGGSQHAWQAVKPIFQAISAKVDDGSPCCDYVGQDGAGHFVKMVHNGIEYGDMQLICEAYQVMKELLGLSADEMHQVFAEWNNTELDSYLVEITRDILAYKDEDGAPLVDKILDTAGQKGTGKWTGVSALELGVPLTLIGEAVFARCLSAQKAERVEASQVLNGPAVSFDGDKKQLIEDLRQALLGAKIVSYAQGYVLMREAAKEYNWDLNYGGIALMWRGGCIIRSAFLGDIKAAYDANPELTNLMVAPYFKEKLEAAQAGWRRVVAAAVTNGVPAPALTSALSYFDGYRSARLPANLLQAQRDYFGAHTYERTDRERGEFFHTNWTGRGGDTASTTYNV from the coding sequence ATGAAAGCATTATCAGACATAGGCCTAGTTGGCCTAGCCGTAATGGGGGAAAACCTCGTACTCAACATGGAAAGCAAAGGCTTTACCGTAACCGCATATAACCGCTCGGCGGAGAAAGTGGAGAAATTCTTGTCTGGCCGCGCTGCAGGTAAAAACATTCGCGGTGCTAGCGATGTTAAAGACTTGGTTGCAAGCCTAGAGAAGCCACGTAAAGTAATGCTTATGGTTAAGGCTGGCCAGCCAGTCGACGACATGATTGAGCAATTAGTTCCACACTTAGAAGACGGCGACATCATTATTGATGGCGGCAACACCCACTTCCCAGACACCATTCGTCGCGCGAAAGCGTTAGAGCCTAAAGGTATTCACTTTGTAGGCAGCGGCGTATCTGGTGGCGAAGAAGGCGCACTTAAAGGCCCCTCTATTATGCCTGGTGGCAGCCAACACGCGTGGCAAGCTGTTAAGCCTATCTTCCAAGCCATTTCAGCTAAAGTCGATGACGGCTCACCCTGCTGTGATTACGTTGGTCAAGACGGCGCTGGTCACTTCGTAAAAATGGTACACAACGGTATCGAATACGGCGACATGCAGCTTATCTGTGAAGCGTACCAAGTAATGAAAGAGTTACTTGGTTTATCTGCAGACGAAATGCACCAAGTATTCGCCGAGTGGAACAATACCGAATTAGACAGCTACTTAGTAGAAATTACCCGCGACATCCTCGCCTATAAAGACGAAGACGGCGCGCCTTTAGTAGATAAAATTCTAGATACCGCAGGCCAAAAAGGTACCGGTAAGTGGACTGGCGTATCTGCGTTAGAATTGGGTGTACCTTTAACGCTTATTGGTGAAGCCGTATTTGCTCGCTGCCTATCTGCACAAAAAGCAGAGCGCGTTGAAGCCTCACAAGTATTGAATGGCCCAGCAGTAAGCTTTGATGGCGATAAAAAACAACTTATCGAAGATTTACGTCAAGCATTACTCGGCGCAAAAATTGTTTCTTACGCGCAAGGCTATGTATTAATGCGCGAAGCAGCAAAAGAATACAACTGGGACTTAAACTACGGCGGCATTGCTTTAATGTGGCGCGGCGGCTGTATTATTCGCTCTGCATTCTTGGGCGACATTAAAGCAGCTTACGATGCAAACCCAGAGCTTACCAACCTAATGGTTGCCCCTTATTTCAAAGAGAAGTTAGAAGCAGCTCAAGCCGGTTGGCGACGTGTGGTAGCAGCGGCAGTAACAAACGGTGTACCAGCACCTGCGTTAACCTCTGCACTTAGCTACTTCGACGGCTACCGCTCTGCACGCTTGCCAGCAAACTTGCTACAAGCGCAGCGCGATTACTTCGGCGCGCACACTTACGAGCGCACCGACCGTGAACGCGGCGAGTTCTTCCACACCAACTGGACTGGCCGTGGCGGCGATACCGCCTCTACTACCTATAACGTTTAA
- a CDS encoding glycoside hydrolase family 9 protein yields MNKVKVLALCASVAVMIGCSDADTKLANSAKAEVGFTKVNQLGYLPAAKKLAVVPAVAAAKFDIIDVTSGKVAFTGSLSDVKSWSAMGDESFKLADFSALQAEGSYRLVVQGVSDSYTFDISPSVYSQAHDGALKAYYYNRASTELTEQYAGVYARPAGHPDTDVRIFDNAASAARPADTSFAAPKGWYDAGDYGKYIVNSGISTYTLMAAYEHFPSFYKQRDIDIPESGDAVPDILDEVMWNLEWMQVMQDPNDGGVYHKLTTLNFSGAVMPHEATAQRYFIKKSTAATLDFAAVMATASRVYAPFEGAFPGKSAAYRQAAIAAWEWAQANPSETYSQTPLSKVQTGAYGDKKLNDEFAWAAAELFILTGEQKYWQAFNKQKVQAGESSWANVAGLGFISLANNARSLLNEAQYKTVTDSIVRAADSLLVTYKENAYQVPIGNKDFFWGGNSGTLNRAWVLLEANKIKPQQEYIDAALAAVDYIYGRNPTNYSFVTGFGDNPAVGIHHRPSYADGIKAPVPGWLAGGAHNGKQDGCEYPSDAPAKSYLDDWCSYSTNEIAINWNAPLVYILAAVNNL; encoded by the coding sequence ATGAACAAAGTTAAAGTTTTAGCGCTGTGTGCCAGTGTGGCTGTAATGATAGGTTGCAGTGATGCCGACACTAAATTAGCTAACTCGGCCAAGGCCGAGGTGGGCTTTACCAAAGTGAATCAGCTGGGTTATTTGCCCGCGGCCAAAAAGCTGGCGGTGGTACCCGCCGTTGCAGCTGCAAAATTCGACATAATCGATGTAACTAGCGGTAAAGTAGCGTTTACGGGGAGTTTAAGCGACGTAAAAAGCTGGAGCGCGATGGGGGACGAATCTTTCAAGTTGGCAGACTTTAGCGCCCTGCAAGCCGAAGGGAGTTACCGCTTAGTTGTTCAGGGTGTGAGTGATTCTTACACCTTCGATATTAGCCCAAGTGTATATAGCCAAGCGCACGATGGAGCCCTTAAAGCCTATTACTATAATCGAGCGAGCACAGAGTTAACAGAACAGTACGCCGGGGTGTATGCGCGACCTGCGGGGCACCCAGATACCGACGTACGCATATTCGATAACGCCGCCTCAGCCGCGCGCCCAGCAGATACAAGCTTTGCTGCACCAAAGGGTTGGTACGATGCTGGCGATTACGGCAAGTACATTGTTAACAGTGGTATTTCCACTTACACCCTAATGGCTGCGTACGAGCATTTCCCGTCGTTTTACAAGCAACGCGATATAGATATTCCCGAATCTGGCGATGCCGTACCGGATATTCTCGACGAGGTAATGTGGAACCTTGAATGGATGCAGGTCATGCAAGACCCGAACGACGGCGGTGTGTACCACAAGCTTACCACCCTGAATTTTTCTGGCGCAGTCATGCCGCACGAAGCGACTGCGCAGCGCTATTTTATTAAAAAATCTACCGCTGCAACGCTAGATTTTGCCGCGGTTATGGCCACTGCAAGCCGAGTATACGCACCGTTCGAAGGTGCTTTTCCTGGTAAATCAGCTGCTTATCGACAGGCGGCCATTGCTGCGTGGGAGTGGGCACAAGCAAACCCTAGTGAGACATATTCGCAGACACCGCTGAGCAAAGTTCAAACCGGCGCCTATGGTGATAAAAAGTTAAACGATGAATTTGCGTGGGCGGCCGCAGAGTTGTTTATATTGACCGGCGAGCAAAAATACTGGCAGGCGTTTAACAAGCAAAAAGTGCAGGCGGGTGAGTCTAGCTGGGCGAATGTTGCGGGGTTGGGGTTTATTTCCTTGGCCAATAATGCGCGCAGCCTGTTAAACGAAGCTCAATACAAAACCGTTACCGATTCAATTGTTCGCGCTGCAGATAGCTTGCTTGTTACTTACAAAGAGAATGCCTACCAAGTACCCATTGGCAACAAAGATTTTTTCTGGGGTGGCAATTCCGGCACGTTAAATCGCGCTTGGGTTTTGCTTGAGGCCAATAAAATTAAACCGCAGCAAGAATACATCGATGCTGCACTTGCCGCGGTGGATTATATTTATGGTCGCAACCCTACCAACTACTCTTTTGTCACTGGGTTTGGCGATAACCCTGCGGTGGGTATCCATCATCGTCCATCCTATGCCGATGGCATTAAAGCCCCTGTGCCTGGTTGGCTTGCGGGCGGTGCGCACAATGGCAAGCAAGATGGTTGTGAGTACCCTTCCGATGCACCGGCAAAATCCTATCTAGACGACTGGTGCAGTTACTCCACCAACGAAATTGCTATTAATTGGAATGCGCCGTTAGTTTACATACTGGCTGCGGTAAATAATTTGTAG
- a CDS encoding LysR family transcriptional regulator — MIERQHLLVMRALDSEGSLAAAADTLNLTQSALSHSIKKLEDRLGVTLWQKQGRKLRLTQAGEYLLRAANNLLPQLEQVDTMLRAFGEGRKGQLRLGMECHPCYEWLMTVVAPFLTRWPDVDLDVIQQFRFDGLAALREHKIDILITSDPMDAPELAHCPVLDYELLLVVAANTPQAKLTSINAGDLQQQTLITFPVERARLDVFTHFLIPAAIEPKRQHAVETIEVMLQLVSSNRGVCTLPNWLVEKYQHHHPISGVRLGQSGVHKTLYLVYRRDDSKLDYINDFLTTASKR, encoded by the coding sequence ATGATTGAACGCCAACACCTATTGGTAATGCGCGCACTAGATAGCGAGGGAAGCCTTGCAGCAGCAGCAGACACCCTAAATCTCACCCAGTCGGCACTCTCCCACTCCATAAAAAAGCTTGAAGATAGGTTGGGGGTAACACTTTGGCAAAAGCAAGGTCGCAAGCTGCGCCTTACTCAGGCGGGGGAATACTTATTGCGCGCGGCCAACAATTTACTACCGCAGCTAGAGCAAGTAGACACGATGCTGCGCGCATTTGGCGAAGGCAGAAAGGGACAGCTGCGCTTAGGCATGGAATGCCACCCCTGCTACGAATGGCTAATGACCGTGGTTGCGCCATTTTTAACGCGCTGGCCAGATGTAGACCTAGATGTAATTCAACAATTTAGGTTCGACGGCCTAGCGGCATTGCGCGAACACAAAATAGACATACTTATTACCAGCGACCCAATGGATGCGCCAGAACTCGCCCATTGCCCAGTGCTGGACTACGAGCTGTTACTAGTAGTAGCCGCCAACACGCCACAGGCTAAATTAACGTCCATTAACGCCGGCGACTTACAACAGCAAACACTTATTACCTTTCCCGTTGAGCGCGCGCGCTTAGATGTTTTCACTCACTTTTTAATACCTGCCGCCATCGAGCCCAAGCGCCAGCACGCCGTTGAAACTATCGAGGTGATGCTGCAATTGGTTTCATCTAACCGCGGTGTGTGCACATTACCTAATTGGCTCGTAGAGAAGTACCAGCATCACCACCCCATAAGCGGCGTGCGCTTAGGGCAGAGCGGCGTACACAAAACACTGTACTTAGTTTACCGCCGAGACGACAGCAAGCTGGACTATATAAACGACTTTTTAACAACAGCCAGTAAACGCTAA
- the metE gene encoding 5-methyltetrahydropteroyltriglutamate--homocysteine S-methyltransferase, with amino-acid sequence MTTVHNLGFPRIGAKRELKFACEAYWRGEIDQTQLDKTAHTLRANHWQTQLDAGVEWLPVGDFSYYDHVLDTSFLVGNIPVRAQADGQSKLDTYFKVARGTAKEAAGASCCGGSHAAEMTKWFDTNYHYLVPELNANTHFKLNASKLLTELEQARALTSKVKPVILGPLSYLWLAKITDGSTHKLGFLDDLITVYRELLGTLAKEAVEWVQFDEPILALDLPEQWQHAFERVYHQLQLPNLSVLLATYFGPLDTNLRLAARLPTAALHLDITRGGDDLPRVLDILSPHKILSVGVIDGRNIWKADLNKLLAQLKPVKERLGNGLWLAPSCSLLHTPVDLDSEEALDADIKNWLAFAKQKLQELNILQRALDNGETSVAEALVHNAGAIAARKASAKVNNAKVQSLVNNISPSLSERESPFATRIEKQQAKYNLPTLPTTTIGSFPQTSEIRKNRKAFKSGEISQQQYDRTLRAEIAHAIELQEKIGIDVLVHGEAERNDMVEYFGEQLDGYVFTQFGWVQSYGSRCVKPPIIFGDVSRPRKITVDWAEYAQSLTSKPVKGMLTGPITMLQWSFVRDDQPRKITAQQIALALRSEVNDLEAAGITIIQVDEPALREGLPLRKKDWQNYLDWAVEAFKISTAGVGDTTQIHTHMCYAEFNDIIQAIADLDADVITIETSRSNMELLSAFEQFNYPNDIGPGVYDIHSPNIPATEQVVGLIKKAAENLPLQRLWINPDCGLKTRKWEDVIPALENMVNAAKQLRAEVA; translated from the coding sequence ATGACTACCGTACACAACCTTGGATTCCCCCGCATTGGTGCAAAGCGCGAGCTTAAGTTTGCCTGTGAAGCCTATTGGCGCGGCGAGATAGACCAAACGCAACTCGATAAAACTGCGCACACCTTGCGTGCAAACCATTGGCAAACACAGCTAGACGCCGGTGTAGAGTGGCTGCCTGTTGGCGATTTTTCTTATTACGACCATGTTCTAGACACCAGCTTTTTGGTGGGCAATATTCCTGTGCGGGCGCAAGCGGATGGGCAATCTAAGCTAGATACTTACTTTAAAGTGGCTCGAGGCACCGCCAAAGAAGCGGCGGGTGCCAGTTGTTGTGGCGGCAGTCACGCAGCCGAAATGACCAAGTGGTTTGATACTAACTACCACTATTTGGTGCCAGAGCTAAACGCAAATACGCACTTCAAGCTAAATGCCAGTAAATTACTCACTGAGCTTGAGCAGGCGCGCGCGCTTACTAGCAAAGTGAAGCCGGTTATTTTAGGGCCGCTAAGTTATTTATGGCTGGCAAAAATAACAGACGGCAGCACGCACAAGCTGGGCTTTTTAGATGATTTAATTACAGTGTATCGCGAGTTGTTGGGAACGCTGGCCAAAGAGGCTGTAGAGTGGGTTCAGTTTGACGAGCCTATTTTAGCGCTAGATTTGCCCGAACAGTGGCAGCACGCCTTTGAGCGTGTATATCACCAATTGCAGTTGCCCAACCTCTCTGTATTGCTGGCCACTTATTTTGGCCCGCTTGATACAAATTTGCGGTTGGCTGCGCGTTTACCCACAGCTGCTTTGCATTTAGATATCACCCGCGGCGGCGATGATTTACCGCGCGTGTTAGATATTTTATCGCCGCATAAAATTTTATCTGTAGGTGTCATAGATGGCCGCAATATTTGGAAAGCAGATTTAAATAAACTACTCGCGCAATTAAAGCCCGTTAAAGAGCGGCTGGGCAATGGCTTATGGTTGGCGCCAAGTTGTTCGCTGTTGCATACGCCGGTAGATTTAGATAGCGAAGAGGCGTTAGATGCAGATATTAAAAACTGGTTGGCGTTTGCCAAACAAAAACTGCAAGAACTAAATATTTTGCAGCGCGCATTGGATAACGGCGAGACCAGTGTGGCGGAAGCGCTAGTACACAACGCTGGCGCGATTGCCGCGCGTAAAGCATCTGCAAAAGTAAACAACGCCAAGGTGCAGTCGCTAGTCAATAATATTAGCCCAAGCTTAAGCGAGCGCGAGTCACCCTTTGCTACGCGAATTGAAAAGCAACAGGCGAAATACAATTTACCAACACTGCCAACTACAACCATTGGCTCTTTTCCGCAAACAAGTGAAATACGAAAAAACCGCAAAGCGTTTAAAAGTGGGGAAATAAGCCAACAGCAATACGATAGAACCCTGCGGGCAGAAATAGCGCACGCAATAGAGTTGCAAGAAAAAATAGGTATCGATGTATTGGTGCATGGCGAAGCCGAACGCAACGACATGGTGGAATATTTTGGTGAGCAACTAGACGGCTACGTGTTCACCCAGTTCGGTTGGGTGCAGTCCTACGGCAGTCGCTGCGTAAAACCGCCAATTATATTTGGTGATGTTTCTCGCCCAAGAAAAATAACCGTAGACTGGGCCGAGTATGCCCAATCGCTAACCTCTAAGCCCGTAAAAGGCATGCTTACTGGCCCAATTACCATGCTGCAATGGAGCTTTGTGCGCGATGATCAGCCGCGCAAAATAACGGCTCAGCAAATTGCCTTGGCCCTGCGCAGCGAAGTGAATGATTTGGAAGCCGCAGGCATAACGATTATTCAAGTGGATGAGCCCGCGCTGCGCGAAGGTTTACCTCTGCGCAAAAAGGATTGGCAAAACTATTTAGATTGGGCTGTTGAGGCGTTCAAAATATCTACCGCAGGTGTGGGCGATACAACGCAAATACACACCCATATGTGTTACGCCGAGTTTAACGATATTATTCAAGCTATTGCCGATTTAGATGCAGATGTAATCACCATAGAAACATCTCGCTCGAATATGGAGCTGTTAAGCGCATTTGAACAATTTAATTACCCTAACGACATAGGCCCAGGCGTGTACGATATTCACAGCCCCAACATACCGGCTACAGAGCAAGTTGTGGGGTTAATTAAAAAAGCGGCAGAAAATTTACCGTTGCAACGCTTGTGGATAAACCCCGATTGTGGTTTAAAAACCCGCAAGTGGGAAGATGTAATACCAGCGCTAGAGAATATGGTGAATGCTGCTAAACAGTTGCGCGCAGAAGTGGCTTAG
- a CDS encoding MliC family protein, with translation MKTILPITLILALFTITACSKVNDEQNKEEEKSTTVTYHCQRGESIDVLFTSSAAILTRNSEQHTLAQQPTGSGFLYSNGKISIRGKGDNIILEIGRMAPLDCNAQ, from the coding sequence ATGAAAACCATATTACCTATTACTTTAATATTAGCGCTTTTTACTATTACTGCTTGCAGCAAAGTAAATGATGAGCAAAACAAAGAAGAAGAGAAAAGTACCACCGTTACTTACCATTGCCAACGCGGCGAAAGCATTGACGTACTTTTTACATCAAGTGCCGCCATACTTACTCGCAACAGCGAACAGCACACACTCGCGCAACAACCCACCGGCTCGGGCTTTCTTTATAGCAACGGCAAAATTAGCATACGCGGTAAGGGCGACAATATCATTTTAGAAATAGGTCGCATGGCACCACTTGATTGCAACGCGCAATAA
- a CDS encoding pirin family protein: MNPNLSDAIELIITPKEKDLGEFTVRRTLPSAKRQAVGPWIFFDHMGPAVFPAGSGVNVRPHPHINLATVTYLFDGEILHRDSLGNKRAIRPGDLNLMVAGKGITHSERERPEVNSVQHSLHGLQLWLALPEEHEETDPAFYHYPSADLPKLTVNGVPLRVMIGSAYGVTSPVKTFATTLYVEAHLQAGQTLALPTADERAVYIASGKLCIDNTPLAAHSLTVLRNTTNVHITAEEESRIAILGGSPVGKRFIEWNFVSSSQARIDAAKKQWQLQQFDKVVGDEIEFIPLP, translated from the coding sequence ATGAATCCGAATTTAAGCGACGCGATCGAACTTATTATTACCCCTAAAGAAAAAGACTTAGGCGAATTCACTGTGCGACGAACCTTGCCCTCGGCCAAGCGCCAAGCTGTGGGGCCTTGGATCTTTTTCGATCATATGGGCCCAGCTGTTTTTCCCGCTGGCAGTGGCGTGAATGTACGCCCTCACCCGCATATTAACCTAGCGACCGTGACCTATTTATTTGACGGAGAAATTCTTCACCGCGATTCGCTTGGCAATAAACGAGCCATTCGCCCCGGTGACCTTAACCTTATGGTTGCAGGTAAAGGTATTACCCACTCTGAGCGAGAGCGGCCAGAAGTAAATAGCGTGCAACATAGCCTGCACGGCTTACAGCTTTGGCTAGCATTGCCAGAGGAGCACGAAGAAACAGACCCAGCCTTTTACCATTACCCATCTGCTGATTTACCCAAACTAACCGTAAACGGTGTGCCATTGCGCGTAATGATCGGCTCTGCCTATGGCGTTACCTCCCCCGTTAAAACCTTTGCCACCACCCTGTATGTAGAAGCCCACCTGCAAGCGGGCCAAACACTGGCGCTGCCCACTGCCGACGAACGTGCGGTTTATATCGCGAGCGGTAAATTGTGTATAGATAACACTCCGCTCGCTGCACATTCACTTACCGTACTACGCAATACGACAAATGTTCATATTACTGCAGAAGAAGAATCACGCATTGCGATTTTAGGTGGCTCACCTGTAGGTAAACGATTTATTGAGTGGAATTTTGTGTCTAGCAGCCAAGCGCGAATAGATGCAGCAAAAAAGCAATGGCAACTACAGCAGTTCGACAAGGTAGTAGGGGATGAAATTGAATTTATTCCACTCCCCTAA
- a CDS encoding SHOCT domain-containing protein, with protein MQKLTDVGQTLVNNISSRYGLSNDAVIHMLVAVNNGGGSMAQFCCPELGGSGQWMRGGMTMVGDMFNHGLKATVDNLCNELANVLANNQVFPVVPAGTPGSNQWWPAHLGSPFSSGGQNNIRYAVFPNRLAVELYGQVSVYDTLNHNIGGVSQQQGGDTSLTFSSQFGTISVSSLPLLSGPGIAPAPQTNFAQASSSNSNSYTANNVNTDVSVDMAGGQIDASNQPAMDVNTALDYIGKLAQLRDSGALTDEEFNAKKTELLQRV; from the coding sequence ATGCAAAAACTCACAGATGTTGGTCAGACCCTTGTTAATAATATTAGCTCTCGCTATGGGCTAAGTAATGATGCCGTTATTCATATGTTGGTTGCGGTAAATAATGGCGGCGGTTCGATGGCGCAATTTTGCTGCCCTGAGCTGGGCGGTTCGGGCCAGTGGATGCGCGGCGGAATGACAATGGTTGGCGATATGTTTAACCACGGTTTAAAGGCTACAGTCGATAACCTGTGTAACGAGCTTGCTAATGTATTGGCCAATAATCAGGTTTTTCCGGTGGTGCCAGCGGGCACCCCTGGCAGCAATCAGTGGTGGCCAGCGCATTTAGGCAGCCCTTTTAGCAGTGGTGGGCAAAATAATATTCGCTATGCGGTGTTTCCTAATCGCTTGGCGGTAGAGCTATATGGGCAGGTATCTGTTTACGATACGCTTAATCATAATATTGGCGGGGTGAGCCAGCAGCAAGGCGGGGATACTTCGCTAACGTTTAGTAGCCAGTTCGGTACTATTTCAGTGTCTAGCCTACCATTGCTGTCGGGGCCGGGAATTGCGCCTGCACCGCAAACCAATTTTGCTCAAGCTAGCTCAAGTAATAGCAATAGCTATACGGCTAACAATGTAAACACCGATGTAAGCGTAGATATGGCTGGTGGGCAAATAGATGCGAGTAATCAGCCCGCAATGGATGTAAATACAGCGTTAGATTACATAGGTAAGCTAGCGCAATTGCGCGATAGTGGTGCGCTTACCGATGAGGAATTTAATGCGAAAAAAACCGAGCTTTTGCAGCGAGTTTAA
- a CDS encoding alpha/beta hydrolase: MKNLFLLSTFTLLICTLPTAHAHRGFDSYQPQIAWSDCYPELSFLGDYQCGEVLAPLNYRRYYGGEPSSDNQISLKFVRIPAQNPEAQKGTLFFNYGGPGGPAIQNTIYLGSQMLTQEVRDQYDLVGFDPRGIGESTPLKCFTQYEEFMPYLSTPSYPRTAIEELDKIDLSDVIANACEARGGELYKNMTTADVARDLDWLRRAFGDDELNFYGMSYGSYVGATYANMYPRNVGRIIVDGVIDPVAWATGRGFQSWFEPVTSRIRSDKSSADSLNEFYRLCSLANDNCAISEAPEQAMATAIILTEDYSVPVTDIYGNTFILTEQILVQETISAMYSPTAWESFANLIGQLVALYNFLESQPTPLNSETQLSNVNTAYNYYKVELYGEDSDLEEFQDYSEDETILTSIEWFPNVMCSDSNNPYSPYSWIDSSYRAEQKHGLAGAYWNWSSAPCAHIKPSRSRYAGPFRHWTKNPILIINTYFDPATALEGAIALNRLMPNSHLLPVEGWGHVSFLSSQCADEASSEFLINGKLPEHGTVCEPSIAPFNLSLDIATADIKAPANIERQRKHWVNSVHSNHHKLHARKRLNRLLRNIKQ, translated from the coding sequence ATGAAAAACTTATTTTTACTCTCAACGTTTACTCTCCTTATTTGTACTTTACCCACTGCACACGCACATCGAGGCTTTGATTCCTATCAACCTCAAATAGCATGGAGTGATTGCTACCCAGAACTCTCTTTTTTAGGTGACTATCAATGCGGTGAAGTGCTTGCACCACTCAACTACAGACGATATTACGGAGGTGAACCTTCCTCGGACAACCAAATATCTTTAAAATTTGTACGTATTCCAGCGCAAAACCCTGAAGCCCAAAAAGGCACACTATTTTTTAACTACGGTGGCCCTGGTGGACCGGCAATACAAAATACTATTTATCTTGGCAGTCAAATGCTCACCCAAGAAGTTAGAGATCAATACGACCTCGTAGGATTTGACCCACGTGGCATAGGTGAAAGCACCCCATTGAAATGCTTCACTCAATACGAAGAGTTTATGCCTTACTTAAGTACACCAAGCTACCCAAGAACTGCAATTGAAGAGCTTGATAAAATTGATCTCTCTGACGTTATTGCTAACGCCTGTGAAGCCCGAGGCGGAGAACTATATAAAAACATGACAACGGCGGATGTGGCGCGTGATTTAGATTGGCTACGCCGCGCATTCGGTGACGATGAACTTAACTTTTACGGCATGTCGTACGGTTCGTATGTAGGCGCAACCTACGCCAATATGTACCCTCGCAATGTAGGACGTATTATTGTTGATGGCGTAATCGATCCTGTCGCGTGGGCCACAGGCCGCGGCTTTCAGAGTTGGTTTGAGCCAGTTACATCGCGTATCCGCAGCGATAAAAGCTCTGCCGACAGTCTGAACGAGTTCTATCGCCTTTGCAGCTTAGCGAACGACAATTGCGCAATAAGCGAAGCACCTGAGCAAGCGATGGCGACGGCAATTATTTTAACAGAAGACTACAGTGTTCCCGTTACCGATATATACGGCAACACATTTATATTAACAGAACAAATTCTCGTGCAAGAAACAATCAGCGCCATGTACTCGCCGACAGCATGGGAAAGCTTCGCTAATTTAATTGGTCAACTTGTAGCGCTTTATAATTTTCTTGAAAGCCAACCTACGCCATTGAATTCCGAAACACAGCTATCCAATGTAAATACTGCTTACAATTATTACAAAGTAGAACTCTACGGCGAAGACTCAGACCTCGAAGAATTCCAGGATTACTCAGAAGATGAGACGATATTAACGAGTATTGAATGGTTTCCGAATGTGATGTGCTCTGATAGTAATAACCCCTACAGCCCATATAGCTGGATAGACTCAAGCTACAGAGCAGAACAAAAACACGGTTTAGCCGGAGCCTATTGGAATTGGAGTTCCGCTCCCTGTGCGCATATTAAGCCTTCGCGCTCGCGTTATGCTGGGCCATTTAGGCACTGGACCAAGAACCCCATTTTAATTATTAACACATACTTCGACCCTGCAACCGCCTTAGAAGGCGCAATTGCACTTAATCGATTAATGCCAAATTCTCACTTGCTACCCGTAGAAGGCTGGGGACATGTGTCGTTTCTATCTTCGCAATGCGCAGATGAAGCGAGTTCGGAGTTTCTTATAAATGGCAAATTGCCAGAGCACGGAACAGTGTGCGAACCATCGATAGCGCCATTTAATTTAAGTTTAGATATAGCTACGGCTGATATAAAAGCACCTGCGAATATAGAACGCCAACGCAAACACTGGGTTAATAGCGTCCATTCAAATCACCACAAGCTGCACGCTCGTAAACGCCTAAATAGATTGCTCCGCAATATCAAGCAGTAA
- a CDS encoding DUF2058 domain-containing protein: MSSLQDQLLKAGLIDAKKAKQTKKEKAKQAKGQRKSAQPHIDETKEAAKRALAEKAERDRQLNAERDALAQQKAIQAQIKQLISLNKLPKDGDIAYNFKDGTTIKKVHVSQKLVDQLSRGQLAIAKLDNGYEVVPAVVAEKIAMRDASFVVAQVVKTAEVEAEDDPYADYAIPDDLMW; the protein is encoded by the coding sequence ATGAGCAGCCTGCAAGATCAGCTACTTAAAGCCGGCCTAATAGATGCCAAAAAAGCTAAACAGACCAAAAAAGAGAAGGCGAAACAGGCCAAAGGGCAGCGTAAATCCGCCCAACCACATATAGACGAGACCAAGGAAGCCGCCAAGCGCGCTTTAGCAGAAAAAGCAGAGCGCGATCGTCAGCTGAATGCAGAGCGCGATGCTCTAGCGCAGCAAAAAGCCATTCAGGCGCAAATCAAGCAATTAATTAGCCTGAATAAGCTGCCAAAAGATGGCGATATTGCCTATAACTTCAAAGATGGTACAACCATCAAAAAAGTGCATGTTTCGCAAAAACTCGTAGATCAACTAAGCCGCGGGCAACTGGCAATAGCCAAATTAGACAACGGGTACGAGGTGGTACCAGCAGTGGTGGCCGAAAAAATTGCAATGCGCGATGCAAGTTTCGTTGTTGCGCAGGTAGTGAAAACCGCAGAAGTGGAAGCTGAGGACGATCCGTACGCAGATTACGCCATCCCAGATGACTTGATGTGGTAA